AAGAAGAGACAGAAGCCTTTTTATACTTTTCCTTTGCGTATTCCTTAGCTTACCTTTTCTGCCACTGATGTTTTTCCACAATTACTGGACAGTTTATGCAGAGTTTTTGCTCGCTACTCTCATTCAAATTATAGGGGGATATGGTTTTTACAGATCAGCATACAGATCTTTGTTATCCGGTGTTGGGAATATGGATCTTTTAGTTTCATTGGGAAGCACCTCAGCCTACCTTTATAGCTTATTTACCATGGTCGGACTGCTTGAAGGTCACCCATTCTTTGAAACCTCAGCCTTTCTTATAACTTTTGTGAGGGTGGGAAAGTATCTTGAAGATAGAGCTAAAGAGAAGGCTACAGGATCATTAAGAGAGCTTTTCGGCATACAAACCAGTAAGGTCAGAGTGTTAAAAAACAACAAAGAGGAAGAAAAACCCGTTCAGGATGTATTCATAGGTGATATCATACTTCTAAAAACTGGGGAACTCGTTCCCCTTGATGTTATTATCGTTGAAGGAAGCCTTGAAGTGGACGAATCCGTTATAACCGGTGAAAGCAAACCTGTATTAAAAGTGCCGGGGGAACGCATCCTTTCTGGAAGTATAGTGCTAAACGGTTTTGCAAAAGCGAGGGTAGAAAAAACTCTGGGAGGTAGTTACGTATCCCTTCTTATAAAGCTCGTTGAGAATGCCCTAAGACAAAAGCCCAAGATACACAGGATAGCTGACAAGGTCTCTCATTACTTTGTACAGTTTGTGGTAGCTCTCTCACTTGTTGTTTTTGCTCTGTGGTATTTGAAGACGGGTGACCTCCAGAAGAGTTTCAGCTTCGGTCTTTCTGTACTTGTAGTTTCCTGCCCCTGTGCCTTTGGAATAGCTGTTCCATTAGCTCTAACCGTTGGTCTTTTAAGAGCATACAAGAAGGGTTTGCTTATAAAAAACCCCTCTGCACTTGAAAAGATGAAAGACATTAACGTATTGCTCTTTGACAAGACAGGCACCCTCACGGAAGGAAAACCTAAACTGACAAAAGCGGTATTTTATAAAGAAGCTATAAACATAGCCTTCTCCCTTGCAAGAACCTCCAATCATCCGCATGCAAAAGCTATAAAGGAGTATTGTGAAAATTTAGGAGCTGGGGCGATTGATCTCAAAAACTGTACCGAGGTTCCGGGAAGGGGAGTATTTTGCGACGATTACTTTCTCGGAAATCCCAGTGAGCTTGGTATCAGCTCCGAGAACTCTGCAACCCTTCTGGCGAAGGGTAACGAGATATTAGCGGAGTTTCACTTTGAAGAAGGTATAAGGGAAGGCGTAAAGGAAACTCTTGATTATCTGAAAAACAGAGGTATAAAACTCGTTATGATTACCGGTGATGCCGAAGACAGGGCAAGGAAAACCGCACAAGCTCTTTCTATAGAAGTATTTCACGCAAAAGTGAAACCTGAAGAAAAGCTCTATTTACTGGAGGTTTATCAAAAGGAGGGCTATGCCGTAGGAATGGTAGGTGATGGGATAAACGATGCACCGGCTATGGCAAAGGCTGATGTATCCTTTGCGATAGGTTCAGGCACGGATGTTGCCAAAAAGGTGTGCGATGTGGTTCTTCTTTCCGGATTTGGTGGTCTCAAGTTTCTATTTGAGGTTGCTGATAAAGTGAGTCTTCGCATAAAGCAAAACCTCTTTTGGGCGTTTTTTTACAATGCGCTTGGCATACCTTTAGCAGCGGGGCTTTTTTCCTCTTACGGATTCGTATTAAAGCCAGAGATAGCGGGGCTTATGATGGCTCTTTCCTCTTTGAGTGTGGTCATAAATTCAGTCAGAAAGTGAAAAATTCTGTTATAATAAATAGACCTAAACCTCAGGAGGAAAGGCATGGCGCTCAGGATAAGGCTTGCAAGATTTGGAAGGTCACATCACCCCATATACAGGATAGTTGTCATGGACGCAAAAAGTCCAAGAGAAGGAAGATACATAGACATACTCGGAGCTTATGACCCAATAAGAAGACATTTAGAGCTTAAAGAGGAAAAGGTAAAAGAGTGGATATCAAAAGGTGCGGAAATTACTGACCGTGCCAAAAGTCTTCTCAGAAGCGCAAAAATACTCTAAAAGGAGGTAAGACATGAGTCAGCTGAGAGACATTGTAGAAATAACTGCCAAATCCCTCGTAGACAATCCGGATCATGTTAATGTAGTTGAAATTGAAGGGGAAAAGACAGTAGTTATTGAACTCAGGGTGGACCAAAAGGATCTGGGTAAAGTTATAGGTAAGCAGGGTAGGATAGCCAGGTCTCTCAGAACTATCCTTTCAGCCATGGGTAGAAAAACCAATAAAAGGGTTGTGCTTGAAATATTAGAGTGAGATAGACTGGGACTTCTAACCCTCCTGCCTATATTTATCCTTATGACGGTCCGTAGCTCAACTGGATAGAGCGTGGGACTACGGATCCCAAGGTTGCGGGTTCGACTCCCGCCGGACCGGTTTCCGAGTTCATAACTTTTTCACTTTTTTGATTTAAAATACACTTAAATTAACTTAAGGAGGCTTGATATGAGAAAGCTACTTTTTGCGCTCAGTTTTTCTGGGGTTGTATTTGCTGTGCCAAAAATAGAAGTCAAGGATGCATGGGTGAGGGAAGTACCACCAGTATCAAGCATGAGCGCTGCCTACATGGTAATTGAAAATAAGGGAGATGCACCTGATAAGCTTGTAGGCGCATCTACCAGTATAGCGAAAGTTGTAGAACTTCACGAAACGGTTGGGGGCAAAATGAGGAAGGTAAAAGCTTTAGAGATCCCTCCGGGCAAAAGCGTGGAACTAAAGCCGGGAGGATATCACCTTATGTTGATAAACCTCACAGAAAAACCCAAAGAGGGACAAAAGGTTGAAATAACGTTGAAGTTTGAAAAATCAGGGGAAGTTAAGGTAAAAGCTGACGTGAAAAAATCTGAAGGCGGTATGCATATGCACGAAGGACATTAACGCTGTACATAAAGCACTATACCTAAGCCTATTAAGGCAGTTATTATGCCTGTTATCAGTATCATACCCCACCCCATAGGATAGTGGGAAGCGGCTCCCATAAAGAGTAGCATAGGATAAGATAGTGTAAAGTTTACGCGTGAAAAGAGTAAAGCCTGCTTTCCCCAGCTGGGATCTGGCTTTTCCCCTTTAAGTGTTGCTTGAATAATTCTCTTCTGATTAGGCCAGATGAAAAGCCAGACGTTGATCATCATAATTATACCAAGC
The Hydrogenobacter sp. genome window above contains:
- a CDS encoding KH domain-containing protein, with amino-acid sequence MSQLRDIVEITAKSLVDNPDHVNVVEIEGEKTVVIELRVDQKDLGKVIGKQGRIARSLRTILSAMGRKTNKRVVLEILE
- a CDS encoding cation-translocating P-type ATPase, with amino-acid sequence MKLSLKVDGMTCVNCARSIEINLKRLKGVKKVEVSFELGRVYVEFDEDLLSPENIKDVIETLGYRVSSGVERRDRSLFILFLCVFLSLPFLPLMFFHNYWTVYAEFLLATLIQIIGGYGFYRSAYRSLLSGVGNMDLLVSLGSTSAYLYSLFTMVGLLEGHPFFETSAFLITFVRVGKYLEDRAKEKATGSLRELFGIQTSKVRVLKNNKEEEKPVQDVFIGDIILLKTGELVPLDVIIVEGSLEVDESVITGESKPVLKVPGERILSGSIVLNGFAKARVEKTLGGSYVSLLIKLVENALRQKPKIHRIADKVSHYFVQFVVALSLVVFALWYLKTGDLQKSFSFGLSVLVVSCPCAFGIAVPLALTVGLLRAYKKGLLIKNPSALEKMKDINVLLFDKTGTLTEGKPKLTKAVFYKEAINIAFSLARTSNHPHAKAIKEYCENLGAGAIDLKNCTEVPGRGVFCDDYFLGNPSELGISSENSATLLAKGNEILAEFHFEEGIREGVKETLDYLKNRGIKLVMITGDAEDRARKTAQALSIEVFHAKVKPEEKLYLLEVYQKEGYAVGMVGDGINDAPAMAKADVSFAIGSGTDVAKKVCDVVLLSGFGGLKFLFEVADKVSLRIKQNLFWAFFYNALGIPLAAGLFSSYGFVLKPEIAGLMMALSSLSVVINSVRK
- a CDS encoding copper chaperone PCu(A)C, which gives rise to MRKLLFALSFSGVVFAVPKIEVKDAWVREVPPVSSMSAAYMVIENKGDAPDKLVGASTSIAKVVELHETVGGKMRKVKALEIPPGKSVELKPGGYHLMLINLTEKPKEGQKVEITLKFEKSGEVKVKADVKKSEGGMHMHEGH
- the rpsP gene encoding 30S ribosomal protein S16 codes for the protein MALRIRLARFGRSHHPIYRIVVMDAKSPREGRYIDILGAYDPIRRHLELKEEKVKEWISKGAEITDRAKSLLRSAKIL